Proteins found in one Fulvitalea axinellae genomic segment:
- a CDS encoding T9SS type A sorting domain-containing protein — MKKIYGLIILMLTLGGIANAQSENAVTGLRNTANHVELFTNPSTNEINIRVTNPKYKSVQFQLYNVVGNLQKSKVQEVKQGKVFAREDASKYKFYKLNTNNLASGYYLLVLKDPKTHFYKALQFQKISSQ, encoded by the coding sequence ATGAAAAAAATCTACGGGCTGATTATACTTATGCTAACCCTGGGGGGAATTGCCAACGCGCAGAGCGAAAACGCTGTGACGGGTTTGCGCAATACAGCCAACCACGTGGAGCTTTTCACCAATCCCAGCACTAACGAAATAAATATTCGGGTGACCAACCCCAAATACAAGAGCGTGCAGTTCCAGCTATACAATGTGGTCGGCAATTTGCAGAAATCGAAAGTGCAGGAAGTCAAACAAGGAAAAGTGTTCGCTCGCGAGGATGCTTCAAAGTATAAATTCTACAAGCTAAATACGAACAACTTGGCATCTGGCTATTATCTTCTGGTACTGAAAGACCCGAAAACCCACTTCTACAAAGCCTTACAGTTTCAAAAAATATCATCCCAATAA
- a CDS encoding (Fe-S)-binding protein, whose translation MKLLQQAIFVLTLATAFYLVAKRVIRIRNNILSGKPEKISGDRSQRLKNMLLVAFGQKKMFQKPIPALLHLCVYSGFLLINIEVLEIVIDGIFGTHRIFATALGAFYSTLISFFEILATLVITACVVFLIRRHILKVKRFSGLEMTRWPVLDAMLILVIEIALMVSILTMNGADQVLQTRDVGYTATGPFLLSGLLKPFFSNFSTGTLIVAERTAWWFHILGIFAFALYITYSKHFHIALAFPSTYFAKLEAKGKIKNMPEVMAEVKSMMGEETGEEETPEIPVLGAKDATDLSWKSLMDAYTCTECGRCTSNCPANLTGKMLSPRKVMMDTRDRIEEIGEFRSKNGENTPDGKSLLGNYISHEELNACTTCNACTDACPINLDPLSIIIQLRRHMAMEESSSPNEWNMMFANIENNFAPWKFPASDRFNWATELANEKPTEQKS comes from the coding sequence ATGAAGCTTTTGCAACAAGCGATCTTTGTTTTGACTCTCGCCACGGCTTTTTATCTTGTGGCCAAAAGAGTAATCAGAATCAGAAATAATATTCTTTCCGGAAAACCCGAAAAAATATCCGGAGACAGGAGTCAACGCCTCAAAAACATGTTATTGGTCGCTTTCGGTCAGAAGAAAATGTTCCAAAAACCGATTCCGGCACTGTTACACCTTTGCGTATACTCCGGATTTTTGCTGATCAATATAGAAGTGCTCGAAATTGTAATCGATGGCATATTCGGAACCCACCGGATTTTCGCCACCGCACTCGGGGCTTTTTATTCTACCCTGATCAGCTTTTTCGAAATTCTGGCCACACTTGTCATCACCGCTTGCGTAGTTTTCCTTATCCGGAGACACATCCTTAAAGTAAAGCGATTCTCAGGCCTTGAAATGACCCGCTGGCCCGTGTTGGACGCTATGCTTATCCTAGTGATTGAAATCGCCCTAATGGTCTCCATACTTACTATGAACGGCGCCGATCAGGTATTGCAGACAAGAGATGTCGGTTACACCGCCACGGGGCCTTTTCTCCTTAGCGGATTGCTCAAACCGTTCTTCTCAAATTTTAGCACTGGAACTCTTATCGTTGCCGAACGGACCGCTTGGTGGTTCCATATATTGGGCATCTTTGCTTTCGCCCTTTATATCACTTACTCCAAGCATTTCCATATCGCATTAGCTTTCCCGAGCACATACTTTGCAAAACTTGAGGCAAAAGGAAAAATCAAAAATATGCCCGAAGTTATGGCCGAAGTAAAATCGATGATGGGTGAGGAAACCGGCGAGGAAGAAACTCCGGAGATACCGGTCTTGGGCGCTAAAGACGCGACAGACCTCAGTTGGAAAAGCCTGATGGACGCTTACACTTGCACCGAGTGCGGACGATGCACATCGAATTGCCCCGCAAACCTAACCGGTAAAATGCTTTCGCCACGAAAGGTAATGATGGACACCCGCGACCGCATCGAGGAGATCGGGGAATTCCGCTCCAAAAACGGAGAAAATACTCCTGACGGAAAAAGCCTTCTCGGCAACTATATCAGCCACGAGGAACTTAACGCCTGCACCACTTGTAACGCCTGTACGGACGCTTGTCCGATTAATTTGGACCCACTCTCCATCATTATCCAATTAAGGCGCCATATGGCCATGGAAGAGTCTTCTTCTCCAAACGAATGGAATATGATGTTCGCCAATATCGAGAACAACTTCGCTCCGTGGAAATTCCCGGCCTCAGATCGCTTTAATTGGGCCACCGAACTCGCCAACGAAAAACCAACCGAACAAAAATCCTGA
- a CDS encoding (Fe-S)-binding protein — protein sequence MTNDLYKVPTIADMVAKGEFPDVLFWVGCAGAFDDKYKKVIKSLVKILNKANVSFAVLGPEETCTGDPARRAGNEFLFQMQAQSNIQVLNGYGVKKIVASCPHCFNTLKNEYPDLGGKYEVTHHTELLQSLIDEGKLSLEGGHFKGKKIAYHDSCYLGRANEVYEAPRKTLASIDTNLVEMKRNKRTGLCCGAGGSQMFKEPEKGDKTINVERTEEALSTGADVVATGCPFCKIMLTDGMKAKNREEVQVMDITEVIAKEEGL from the coding sequence ATGACAAACGACCTATACAAAGTCCCCACTATAGCCGATATGGTAGCGAAAGGCGAATTTCCCGATGTCTTGTTCTGGGTAGGATGCGCCGGCGCCTTCGATGACAAATACAAAAAGGTAATCAAATCATTGGTGAAAATCCTCAATAAAGCCAATGTCAGCTTTGCTGTTTTGGGCCCTGAAGAAACTTGTACCGGCGACCCTGCCAGAAGAGCCGGAAACGAGTTCTTATTTCAGATGCAAGCCCAGTCCAACATCCAGGTTTTGAACGGATACGGCGTTAAGAAAATCGTGGCATCATGTCCACATTGCTTCAATACACTAAAAAATGAGTATCCTGACCTAGGCGGGAAATACGAAGTGACTCATCATACCGAATTGCTCCAAAGCCTAATTGACGAAGGTAAACTTTCATTGGAAGGCGGTCATTTCAAAGGGAAAAAGATCGCCTATCACGATTCCTGCTATCTCGGCAGAGCGAATGAAGTTTACGAAGCGCCCCGAAAAACGTTGGCCTCCATCGACACTAATCTGGTGGAGATGAAACGCAATAAACGCACTGGCCTATGCTGTGGCGCCGGAGGCTCCCAGATGTTCAAAGAGCCTGAAAAAGGCGACAAAACCATCAACGTAGAACGGACGGAAGAGGCACTCTCCACCGGTGCGGACGTTGTCGCCACAGGGTGCCCGTTTTGCAAAATCATGCTTACGGACGGCATGAAGGCGAAAAACCGGGAAGAAGTACAAGTAATGGACATCACAGAGGTGATTGCGAAAGAAGAGGGGCTTTAA
- a CDS encoding efflux RND transporter permease subunit, whose protein sequence is MNITKTALNNTRPTIGLFVILFILGLASYGSMPRDDMPPFKVRYALAITRFPGASPERMELLVTDKIEKIIQEVPEVKNITSESRTGISIVTIQLFDEVQDLQPVWDHIRRKIESVQSQLPEGVIKTEFNDEFGDVYGIMVGLTSEGFTFEEQKEYADDVRDALLELPNTGKVEIAGVINQTIYVAYDNAKLAEVGLTKERLEQIIQKSNIVSSGGSIVLGDKRIVLEPTGDYKSVEQIMQTLIPTGENGEGYVYLGDIADVYSGYDDPISEFMKIMGHQGLALAINLKKGANITTLGQEVDELTDQWNARLPYGLKLVRLTSQDLEVQRSVNNFTVNLIQSVVIVLLVMLLFLGWRTGFIVASLIPTTIVVTLFLMEKMGLGLNQITLAALIIALGMLVDNAIVVSESIMVKLEKGIDGFKAACETSKELVIPLLTSSLTTIAAFLSFYLAKSVMGELFGNLVLVVSLALLSSWLISLTLIPMLCVFFLKKKEKSDEEGDGQKGFFGKILVYYSKLQEWSLLNSRKLLTIVVGLFVAAIFGFTVLPFLFFPDSDKNLVYVNMELPLGTRIEETNKMVKKVENYLNDSLLVGPNREAGVTSFSSFLGQGAPKYDLGYTPVQSNTGSAHIIVNTTTGAVNQWVIDKLTAFIFEELPELNTFQVSRLQGGGGSAYPIEVRITGDNIDDLYQLVDQVKARLSSDPGTQNISDDWGVKTKKVVVEIDPLKVDEAGISNSDVAVSLQTTLLGTQTGQFRENDKVIPILLRNERATDVTIDELKDLNVYSQSNGSSVPLAQVARFQIDWQNPQILRRNLKRTITVRSQVKDGFTAAGIMKGVTPWLNENSKNWPLGYSYELGGEANDSKEGIGSIAKNLPISGFIILFLMLMQFNSLRKMGIVAMTIPLGLVGCVLGLLLAGSYFGFFAFLGFISMAGVIVNNAIVLIDRIAIEEKELGKPLFQAIVDAGRQRFRPILLTTFTTAFGLLPLWFDNGMWVPMAVSLIFGLLFGTFLTLVFIPVLIKIFFKAKAPEIK, encoded by the coding sequence ATGAATATTACCAAAACAGCGCTCAATAACACCCGCCCGACGATCGGGTTGTTCGTGATTTTATTCATTCTGGGCTTAGCGAGTTACGGATCCATGCCTCGGGATGATATGCCTCCGTTTAAGGTGAGATATGCGTTGGCTATAACAAGATTTCCCGGGGCTAGTCCTGAGCGGATGGAACTTTTGGTGACTGACAAGATAGAGAAGATCATTCAGGAAGTTCCGGAGGTGAAAAATATTACTAGCGAGAGCCGTACCGGCATTTCTATCGTTACGATTCAGCTTTTTGACGAAGTTCAGGATTTACAGCCTGTTTGGGATCATATCCGAAGAAAAATTGAGTCTGTCCAGTCCCAGTTACCTGAAGGTGTAATCAAAACCGAATTCAATGATGAGTTTGGTGATGTTTACGGCATTATGGTGGGACTTACTTCCGAAGGGTTTACGTTCGAAGAGCAGAAAGAGTACGCCGACGATGTCCGTGACGCATTACTAGAGCTTCCTAACACAGGTAAAGTGGAAATTGCCGGCGTCATTAACCAGACAATTTATGTGGCGTACGATAACGCTAAACTCGCTGAAGTCGGCTTGACAAAAGAGCGCCTAGAGCAGATTATCCAGAAAAGCAATATTGTGTCGTCAGGCGGATCCATCGTTTTGGGCGACAAACGGATTGTCCTCGAACCCACGGGGGATTATAAAAGTGTGGAGCAGATTATGCAAACCCTTATCCCTACTGGTGAGAACGGCGAAGGCTATGTTTACCTAGGGGATATTGCGGATGTGTACAGTGGCTATGATGATCCGATTAGTGAATTTATGAAGATCATGGGGCACCAAGGCCTCGCATTGGCCATTAACCTGAAGAAAGGAGCGAATATCACGACACTTGGACAAGAAGTGGATGAGCTGACGGACCAATGGAACGCCCGTCTTCCTTATGGTCTGAAGTTGGTCAGGCTTACTTCTCAAGACCTTGAAGTGCAACGGTCAGTCAACAATTTTACCGTGAACCTGATTCAGAGTGTTGTTATTGTTCTTTTGGTTATGCTGTTGTTTTTGGGGTGGAGGACAGGCTTTATCGTGGCATCTCTTATTCCGACAACGATTGTGGTCACTCTTTTCCTGATGGAAAAAATGGGGCTGGGGCTTAATCAGATTACTTTGGCGGCGCTTATTATCGCATTGGGCATGCTCGTTGACAATGCGATTGTGGTTTCCGAATCGATAATGGTTAAGCTGGAAAAAGGAATAGATGGCTTCAAGGCTGCTTGCGAAACGTCCAAAGAGCTTGTCATACCGTTGCTGACTTCTTCCCTAACCACGATCGCCGCGTTTTTGTCATTCTATTTGGCGAAGTCCGTTATGGGCGAACTGTTTGGAAATCTTGTTTTGGTGGTGAGTCTGGCCTTACTGTCGTCATGGTTGATTTCCCTTACGTTGATTCCGATGCTGTGTGTTTTCTTTTTGAAGAAGAAAGAGAAAAGCGATGAGGAAGGAGATGGGCAGAAGGGGTTCTTCGGGAAAATTCTGGTTTACTATTCCAAATTGCAAGAGTGGTCACTTTTGAATTCTCGGAAATTGCTAACGATTGTCGTAGGGTTATTTGTAGCCGCCATCTTCGGGTTTACGGTTCTCCCTTTCCTATTCTTTCCGGACAGCGATAAAAACTTGGTGTATGTCAATATGGAGTTGCCTTTGGGGACCCGTATTGAGGAAACGAATAAGATGGTGAAGAAAGTGGAAAACTATTTGAACGATAGCCTTCTGGTGGGTCCTAACCGAGAAGCTGGAGTTACGAGTTTTTCGTCTTTCTTGGGGCAAGGCGCTCCAAAATATGATCTGGGTTACACGCCTGTACAAAGTAACACGGGAAGTGCCCACATAATAGTGAATACCACCACTGGAGCCGTAAACCAATGGGTTATCGACAAGTTGACGGCCTTTATCTTTGAGGAATTACCAGAGCTGAATACATTTCAAGTTTCGAGACTTCAAGGAGGTGGAGGGTCGGCCTACCCTATAGAAGTTCGGATTACAGGCGATAATATTGATGACTTATACCAGTTGGTAGATCAAGTAAAAGCTCGTTTATCCTCTGATCCAGGAACGCAGAATATTTCTGATGACTGGGGCGTGAAAACGAAAAAAGTGGTTGTGGAGATAGACCCGCTGAAAGTCGATGAGGCCGGAATAAGTAACTCGGATGTGGCGGTGTCTTTGCAAACGACATTATTGGGTACTCAGACGGGGCAGTTTCGTGAAAATGATAAAGTCATTCCGATTTTGCTCAGGAATGAAAGGGCGACGGACGTTACGATTGACGAGTTGAAAGACCTGAATGTTTATTCGCAAAGCAACGGATCTAGTGTGCCATTAGCACAGGTAGCAAGGTTTCAGATTGATTGGCAGAACCCACAGATTCTAAGGAGGAATTTGAAACGGACAATCACGGTAAGGTCACAGGTGAAGGATGGTTTTACGGCGGCGGGAATAATGAAAGGCGTAACCCCATGGCTTAATGAAAACTCAAAGAACTGGCCTTTGGGATATAGCTATGAATTAGGCGGTGAGGCCAATGACAGTAAAGAAGGAATAGGTTCAATCGCTAAAAACTTGCCTATTAGCGGTTTCATTATTTTGTTTTTGATGTTGATGCAGTTTAACTCCCTCAGAAAAATGGGAATAGTTGCGATGACTATTCCGTTAGGGTTGGTGGGATGCGTTTTGGGACTGCTTTTGGCGGGGTCCTATTTCGGTTTCTTTGCGTTTTTGGGCTTTATTTCGATGGCGGGGGTAATCGTCAATAACGCCATAGTCTTGATTGATAGAATAGCGATAGAGGAAAAGGAATTAGGGAAACCTTTGTTTCAGGCAATTGTGGATGCTGGAAGACAGAGGTTTAGGCCAATATTGTTGACCACATTCACCACAGCGTTTGGGCTGTTGCCACTTTGGTTTGATAACGGAATGTGGGTTCCTATGGCGGTAAGCTTGATTTTCGGGTTATTGTTTGGCACATTCCTTACACTGGTGTTTATACCTGTGTTAATTAAGATCTTCTTTAAAGCAAAGGCTCCGGAGATAAAATAA
- a CDS encoding efflux RND transporter periplasmic adaptor subunit: MTSARQLDLARKSGFRFVCALASLCLLFLGACGKKKEKVSAEELRPVKYMTLSYGNSALNRTYIGQSQAEKEINLSFRVTGKVASVLVKEGDKIRKGSLIATLDPRDLKLKLDQAKASRNQAKVQFSTSSSELDRIKDLYEKNTASLSDYEKAQNSYASAQAAYEESVKNVNLAERQLSYTRLYAPIDGVITKKSVDVNEVVQSGSTVVELSSEGFLQVRVGVPDSYIGQISVGEDASIVFSSIKGTSFKGRVAEISYSKSAGSTYPVNVDILDANSHVRIGMSARVTFKPEIGSNGSMSLYLPADAVTEGQSGETYVFVVREEGGVMVVKKTTVELGDLTNQGFLVLSGVKVGDKVVTAGITNLTDGMKVTLLKGAGA; this comes from the coding sequence ATGACGAGTGCTCGACAGTTGGACCTGGCTAGGAAATCGGGCTTCCGGTTTGTGTGCGCGTTGGCCAGCTTATGCCTTTTGTTTCTGGGAGCTTGCGGAAAGAAAAAGGAAAAAGTGAGCGCAGAAGAGTTGCGGCCAGTGAAATATATGACATTGTCGTATGGAAATAGCGCACTGAACCGGACATATATTGGCCAAAGCCAAGCCGAGAAAGAGATCAATCTCAGTTTTCGAGTAACTGGAAAGGTAGCTTCGGTTTTGGTAAAAGAAGGTGACAAAATTCGAAAAGGGAGCCTTATAGCCACACTGGATCCCCGGGATCTCAAGTTGAAATTGGATCAGGCGAAAGCTTCTCGAAATCAGGCGAAAGTACAGTTTAGTACATCTTCATCGGAGCTTGACAGGATCAAGGATTTGTATGAAAAGAATACGGCTTCGCTAAGCGATTATGAAAAGGCCCAAAACTCATATGCGTCAGCGCAGGCCGCGTATGAGGAAAGTGTGAAGAACGTCAACCTAGCAGAAAGGCAATTAAGTTATACAAGGCTGTATGCCCCGATAGATGGTGTTATCACCAAAAAGAGCGTGGACGTAAACGAGGTTGTACAGTCGGGAAGTACCGTGGTGGAACTTAGCTCAGAGGGTTTTCTGCAAGTTAGGGTAGGAGTGCCGGACAGCTATATCGGGCAAATCAGTGTGGGAGAGGATGCGTCGATTGTTTTTTCCTCAATAAAAGGAACCAGTTTCAAAGGCCGTGTGGCAGAGATTTCATATTCAAAAAGTGCGGGATCTACTTACCCTGTCAATGTGGATATTCTGGATGCTAATTCCCATGTGAGAATAGGGATGTCGGCACGGGTGACTTTTAAGCCCGAAATAGGCAGTAACGGGTCGATGAGTCTTTATCTGCCCGCCGATGCGGTAACGGAAGGTCAATCTGGAGAGACATACGTTTTCGTGGTAAGGGAAGAAGGCGGAGTAATGGTTGTGAAGAAAACGACTGTTGAGTTGGGTGATTTGACCAATCAGGGCTTTTTGGTTCTTTCGGGAGTGAAAGTGGGGGATAAGGTTGTGACCGCAGGAATTACCAATCTTACAGACGGGATGAAAGTGACGTTGTTAAAAGGGGCTGGAGCCTAA
- a CDS encoding TolC family protein, whose amino-acid sequence MKVKIYALVLVALAVWGGMSSLAMAQSIDQPTTIGIVVDESDLPYVQQLREEIEQVVRRRYTVLFPDEFTIKTDGSGKEGVDAVQRLVKDPRVDVIITLGWSSSAAAVALKTYKKPTIAMSILDPVFQGIQKEPMPVSGIRNFTFIAITADRSDEFRELHKIFPYKRIMVPIVDQLYDYLGLSPEKLREREEESIKEFDGIFQIRVPRVEPTVESVLQAVEADSADAVMLGSTGLDKAGKVTLIDSLTARKIPAFSYVHEDLELGVLATVAPKNTRELQLRRCALDVADILSGRNASTLPVALQVTLEPTVNLGAAEKLKIYPSFEVLISANLLHTEQEFVPETGLREVLLEALDGNPDLKASNYGVKSSYQDYRIALANLFPTISLNGTQSFLSPKAAGFTQAERMFDGNVALQQMIFSEQTMSAIKSQQLNWRMQGQNYMASRLDLILNTTQTYLQILMAEANLKVQENNRELTKKNLQIAKQRLAVGTADASDVYRWESSLATATYNTINTYYTVTMAKANLNQILNRDINAPIKVQNVMLWDSTMDMSYLYWEPYLKNPQSVELLNQFLQEESLKNSPELKALTINNTLLKRQKKANNRQRYIPDFTLQGQVSHNFYRQGQEPTFGVVDNNWNATVGLAWPILQGGSIGAKNRQYKVRINQVEENFVSQEQSLRTQVRVGLQQLSVSYFNLDLSRQALEASRKAFGLVQESYLQGKASFVSLLEAQNAVIQSEQSRANADFVFMQNLFKLERSIGGYGILRDNEENEDLRRRFIEYYRQNTED is encoded by the coding sequence ATGAAGGTAAAGATATACGCTTTGGTATTGGTTGCGCTAGCGGTTTGGGGCGGGATGTCGAGTCTGGCCATGGCCCAAAGCATTGACCAGCCGACGACTATTGGCATTGTGGTGGACGAGTCAGACCTGCCTTATGTGCAACAACTTCGAGAGGAGATAGAACAAGTGGTCAGGAGACGGTACACAGTACTGTTTCCCGACGAGTTTACCATTAAGACGGATGGTTCCGGGAAAGAAGGAGTGGATGCGGTTCAGCGACTGGTCAAGGATCCCCGAGTCGATGTGATTATAACTCTGGGGTGGAGCAGTAGCGCGGCAGCCGTCGCCTTGAAGACCTATAAGAAGCCTACTATTGCGATGAGTATTCTGGACCCGGTGTTTCAAGGGATCCAAAAAGAGCCGATGCCGGTGTCTGGTATACGGAATTTTACTTTTATAGCCATTACCGCTGACCGGTCGGATGAATTCAGGGAACTACACAAGATTTTTCCTTATAAGCGAATAATGGTGCCTATTGTGGACCAGCTTTACGACTATTTGGGACTGAGTCCGGAAAAACTTAGAGAGCGTGAGGAAGAGAGTATTAAGGAGTTCGACGGAATTTTTCAGATTCGTGTGCCCAGAGTAGAACCTACTGTCGAATCGGTGCTTCAGGCGGTGGAGGCTGATAGCGCTGATGCGGTGATGTTAGGTTCCACGGGGTTGGACAAGGCCGGCAAAGTGACTCTGATTGATAGCCTCACCGCCCGTAAAATTCCGGCGTTTAGCTATGTCCACGAAGATTTGGAGTTGGGGGTTTTGGCTACCGTGGCGCCTAAAAATACCCGTGAGTTGCAACTTAGACGTTGCGCTTTGGATGTGGCCGATATTCTATCGGGGAGAAACGCTTCGACTCTTCCTGTGGCTTTGCAAGTTACACTGGAACCGACAGTGAATTTGGGCGCTGCGGAGAAGTTAAAAATCTACCCAAGTTTTGAGGTGTTGATTTCTGCGAACTTGTTGCATACAGAACAAGAGTTTGTACCTGAGACTGGTTTGCGAGAGGTTTTACTTGAAGCGTTGGACGGAAACCCAGATCTGAAAGCGTCAAACTACGGAGTGAAATCCAGCTATCAAGACTACAGAATAGCATTGGCGAACCTGTTTCCGACAATTAGCCTAAACGGAACCCAATCTTTTTTAAGCCCTAAAGCCGCCGGATTTACCCAAGCCGAAAGGATGTTTGATGGGAATGTGGCGCTTCAGCAAATGATTTTCTCCGAGCAGACAATGTCGGCAATTAAAAGTCAGCAACTGAATTGGCGTATGCAGGGCCAAAATTATATGGCCAGCCGTCTTGACCTAATACTGAATACGACACAGACATATTTGCAGATTTTAATGGCTGAGGCAAACCTGAAAGTACAGGAGAATAATCGCGAGTTGACAAAGAAAAACCTTCAGATAGCCAAACAGCGATTGGCTGTTGGCACTGCCGATGCCTCGGATGTTTATCGCTGGGAATCAAGTTTGGCGACCGCCACATATAATACAATTAACACATACTATACGGTGACGATGGCCAAGGCCAATCTTAACCAGATACTGAATAGAGACATCAACGCACCAATAAAGGTGCAAAACGTGATGCTTTGGGACAGTACGATGGACATGAGTTACCTGTATTGGGAGCCATATCTGAAGAACCCGCAAAGTGTTGAGCTACTCAACCAGTTTTTGCAAGAAGAATCACTCAAGAACTCACCGGAATTGAAGGCTTTGACGATAAACAACACATTGTTGAAGCGTCAGAAAAAAGCGAATAATCGACAAAGGTATATCCCGGATTTCACGCTTCAGGGCCAAGTGTCACACAACTTCTACCGCCAAGGCCAAGAACCGACATTTGGGGTAGTGGACAATAACTGGAACGCGACAGTCGGACTAGCTTGGCCAATACTGCAAGGAGGCTCTATTGGCGCCAAGAACAGGCAGTATAAAGTGAGAATCAACCAAGTGGAGGAGAATTTTGTATCGCAGGAACAATCGTTGCGAACACAAGTGCGAGTGGGGTTGCAGCAGTTGAGTGTCAGCTATTTTAACCTTGACTTGAGCCGACAGGCATTGGAAGCTTCCCGTAAGGCTTTTGGTCTGGTGCAGGAGTCGTATTTGCAGGGAAAAGCAAGCTTTGTCTCGTTGTTGGAGGCCCAGAATGCGGTGATCCAATCGGAACAATCAAGAGCAAACGCTGATTTTGTGTTTATGCAAAACCTGTTTAAGCTGGAGCGTAGCATCGGTGGTTACGGAATATTGAGAGACAATGAGGAAAACGAGGACCTGCGTCGCCGGTTTATAGAATATTACCGACAAAATACTGAAGACTAA
- a CDS encoding DUF3267 domain-containing protein: MTATDLNDKTKFRILHEFSFDETKEFLLNNAPRRSRWMIFFQIWTITTLAVSVFFIIFKSEGIIDSLQQILIGLVLCFSLVIILHEGLHGLAFLPLGKRNISFGWIPKKFMFYAMAHRESLSTRQYAYIAMLPFAVINSAMIICAFFFPEFVTVFLTILTVHSLFCSGDFMFTSIFMSMGEVYTYDDKKLRRTYIFVPAKDEITTSDDNEQTEIQDDSI, from the coding sequence ATGACCGCAACAGACTTAAACGACAAGACAAAATTCCGTATCCTTCACGAATTCAGCTTTGACGAAACCAAGGAGTTCCTTTTGAACAACGCTCCAAGAAGAAGTCGCTGGATGATATTTTTCCAAATCTGGACCATCACCACACTAGCCGTCAGCGTGTTTTTCATCATTTTCAAGTCGGAAGGGATAATTGACAGCCTACAACAAATTCTTATCGGGTTGGTTCTGTGTTTTTCCTTGGTCATAATACTGCACGAAGGCTTACACGGCTTGGCTTTTCTTCCCTTGGGAAAACGGAATATCTCTTTTGGCTGGATACCGAAGAAATTTATGTTTTACGCTATGGCTCACAGGGAATCTCTCAGCACCCGGCAGTACGCCTATATCGCCATGCTTCCTTTTGCGGTTATCAACAGCGCAATGATTATCTGCGCTTTCTTCTTTCCGGAATTCGTCACGGTATTCTTGACCATCCTAACCGTGCATAGCCTGTTTTGTAGCGGCGATTTTATGTTTACCTCAATCTTTATGTCTATGGGCGAGGTTTACACTTACGACGACAAAAAGCTGCGCAGAACCTATATCTTTGTCCCCGCAAAAGACGAAATCACCACAAGCGACGATAATGAGCAAACCGAAATTCAAGACGATAGCATTTGA
- a CDS encoding HAD family hydrolase, which yields MSKPKFKTIAFDADDTLWVNETFFSDIESKFVAMIRPYAKGDTDTIKKRLFETEMRNLSLFGYGAKGFTLSLVETAIELSEGQIPATGIQQLLDYGKDLIQHPIHLLEGAEETIKSLSEHYKLMVITKGDLFHQEDKLARSGLADLFDYLEIVSEKDEATYKRVYARYDLDPAETLMVGNSLKSDVIPILDIGGHAVHIPFHTTWAHEKVSDSKQAKYQYATLKSLNELEQWLEEHGA from the coding sequence ATGAGCAAACCGAAATTCAAGACGATAGCATTTGACGCCGACGATACGCTTTGGGTAAACGAGACGTTTTTCTCCGATATCGAAAGTAAGTTCGTGGCAATGATAAGGCCTTACGCCAAAGGCGATACCGATACGATTAAGAAAAGACTCTTCGAAACCGAGATGCGCAACCTCTCGCTGTTCGGCTACGGCGCCAAAGGTTTCACCCTTTCGCTAGTGGAGACGGCCATAGAGCTAAGCGAAGGACAAATACCGGCCACGGGAATCCAACAGCTTCTGGATTACGGAAAAGACCTGATACAACACCCGATCCACCTGCTGGAAGGTGCCGAAGAGACGATCAAATCCCTGTCGGAACATTACAAGCTGATGGTGATTACCAAAGGCGACCTTTTCCATCAGGAAGACAAACTGGCGAGATCAGGCTTGGCGGACCTTTTCGATTATCTGGAAATCGTTTCGGAAAAAGACGAAGCCACTTACAAAAGGGTCTATGCCCGCTATGACCTTGATCCAGCCGAAACTCTAATGGTCGGCAATTCCCTGAAATCCGACGTTATTCCAATTCTGGATATCGGCGGACACGCCGTTCATATCCCGTTCCATACAACTTGGGCACACGAAAAAGTTAGCGACAGCAAACAGGCCAAATATCAATACGCCACACTGAAATCGCTCAACGAATTGGAACAATGGCTTGAGGAACACGGCGCCTAA